Proteins from one Mycobacteriales bacterium genomic window:
- a CDS encoding PH domain-containing protein, protein MSESPQATTRSDVVTARPVRLRRVAVGIAIVVVVLFSLIAALLGHTSSEGVVFGPGDQAAMVVLGLLLAAGVLLIARPTVVADLSGLHVRNILSTKDVPWEVVRMVSFPDGSPWAMLELADDDRLAVLAVQASDGPRSVAAVRGLRDLQARHAAGEGRGGNERSHGVT, encoded by the coding sequence GTGAGCGAGTCCCCGCAGGCGACCACCCGGTCCGACGTCGTCACCGCCCGGCCGGTCCGGCTGCGCCGGGTCGCGGTCGGCATCGCGATCGTGGTGGTCGTGCTGTTCAGCCTGATCGCCGCGCTGCTCGGGCACACCAGCAGCGAGGGCGTCGTGTTCGGCCCGGGCGACCAGGCCGCGATGGTCGTGCTCGGCCTGCTGCTGGCCGCCGGCGTGCTGCTCATCGCCCGGCCGACCGTGGTCGCCGACCTGTCCGGCCTGCACGTCCGCAACATCCTGAGCACCAAGGACGTGCCCTGGGAGGTGGTCCGGATGGTCTCCTTCCCGGACGGCTCGCCCTGGGCGATGCTGGAGCTGGCCGACGACGACCGGCTGGCGGTGCTCGCCGTCCAGGCCTCGGACGGGCCGCGGTCCGTCGCCGCCGTCCGCGGGCTGCGCGATCTGCAGGCCCGGCACGCGGCCGGGGAAGGCCGGGGCGGCAACGAGCGTTCACATGGGGTAACCTGA
- the rplT gene encoding 50S ribosomal protein L20, producing the protein MARVKRAVNAQKKRRTTLEAASGYRGQRSRLYRKAKEQLLHSGNYAFRDRRARKGDFRQLWITRINAAARANGMTYNRFVQGLKAAGVEVDRKVLADLAVTDPAAFTTLVRTAQAALPAGESAA; encoded by the coding sequence GTGGCACGCGTGAAGCGGGCGGTCAACGCCCAGAAGAAGCGCCGGACGACGCTGGAGGCCGCCAGCGGCTACCGCGGCCAGCGCTCCCGGCTGTACCGCAAGGCGAAGGAGCAGCTGCTCCACTCCGGCAACTACGCGTTCCGCGACCGGCGGGCGCGCAAGGGTGACTTCCGCCAGCTGTGGATCACCCGGATCAACGCGGCCGCCCGCGCGAACGGGATGACGTACAACCGGTTCGTGCAGGGGCTCAAGGCCGCCGGCGTGGAGGTCGACCGCAAGGTCCTGGCCGACCTGGCCGTGACGGACCCGGCCGCGTTCACCACGCTCGTCCGGACCGCGCAGGCCGCGCTGCCGGCGGGCGAGTCCGCCGCCTGA
- the rpmI gene encoding 50S ribosomal protein L35: protein MPKNKTHSGTAKRVRVTGSGKLRRQSTNRRHQLEHKSSTRTRRLAGTTDIAPADVKRVRRLLGR, encoded by the coding sequence ATGCCGAAGAACAAGACGCACAGCGGCACTGCCAAGCGTGTCCGGGTGACCGGCAGCGGCAAGCTGCGGCGCCAGAGCACCAACCGCCGTCACCAGCTCGAGCACAAGTCGAGCACCCGCACCCGGCGGCTGGCCGGCACGACCGACATCGCGCCGGCGGACGTCAAGCGCGTACGCCGGCTGCTCGGTCGCTGA
- a CDS encoding response regulator transcription factor, with protein sequence MIRVVVVDDQALVRMGLRALFETEDDTELVAEAEDGRAGLAAIRRTVPDVVLMDVRMPVLDGLAALREITADPRLAAVRVVVLTTFELDEYVFEALAGGASGFVLKDADPVELLRAVRIVADGGSLLSPSVTRRVISEFAAGRRVAPHPKLGELTDREREMVAWVTTGRSNEEIAEALVISPATVRTHVSRAMLKLGARDRAQLVVFGMESGLHVD encoded by the coding sequence ATGATCCGGGTCGTCGTCGTCGACGACCAGGCCCTGGTCCGGATGGGGCTGCGGGCGCTGTTCGAGACCGAGGACGACACCGAGCTGGTGGCCGAGGCCGAGGACGGGCGGGCCGGGCTGGCCGCGATCCGCCGTACCGTCCCCGACGTCGTGCTGATGGACGTCCGGATGCCGGTCCTGGACGGGCTGGCGGCGCTGCGCGAGATCACCGCGGACCCGCGGCTGGCGGCGGTCAGGGTCGTCGTGCTCACCACCTTCGAGCTCGACGAGTACGTCTTCGAGGCGCTGGCCGGCGGCGCCAGCGGTTTCGTGCTCAAGGACGCCGACCCGGTCGAGCTGCTGCGCGCGGTCCGGATCGTGGCCGATGGCGGCTCGCTGCTGTCGCCGAGCGTGACCCGCCGGGTGATCTCGGAGTTCGCGGCCGGGCGCCGGGTCGCGCCGCACCCGAAGCTCGGCGAGCTGACTGACCGGGAGCGGGAGATGGTCGCCTGGGTGACGACCGGGCGGTCCAACGAGGAGATCGCGGAGGCGCTGGTGATCAGCCCCGCGACCGTACGGACCCACGTGAGCCGGGCGATGCTGAAGCTGGGCGCCCGGGACCGGGCCCAGCTCGTCGTCTTCGGCATGGAGTCCGGACTGCACGTCGACTGA
- a CDS encoding HAMP domain-containing sensor histidine kinase yields the protein MHKGRRGEALLDAYDDLPDGVLVAGPDGTVTALNRTARRVLRPSGDPAGRDYREVLPLVDSAGADWWGCVAPYRGLNIRSGHPERLLELRGTDRELLVTSRYVRETPGGPVVRLVVAFRDTSARRRADRDRSDLVSTVAHEIRSPLTTVKGFTSTLLTRWDRLTDTQKKTMLTAVNADADRVTRLLSDLLDASRIDAGRLTLRPQVVAVPQIVRKVLSGRVAAGDPPDRFLVLAAADLPETWLDPDRVTQVVANLVENGIRHGAGTVSIEVVPAKTAAGEPGVGLTVADEGGGIDEAVRSRIFSRFWRAGQAGGTGLGLFIVKGIVEAHHGDIEVDAAPGGGARFRVRLPAGHPPYEEQPARP from the coding sequence ATCCACAAGGGCCGAAGGGGGGAAGCCCTGCTGGACGCGTACGACGACCTGCCCGACGGCGTGCTGGTCGCAGGCCCGGACGGGACGGTCACCGCGCTCAACCGCACCGCCCGTCGAGTGCTGCGCCCGTCCGGCGACCCGGCGGGCCGCGACTACCGGGAGGTCCTCCCGCTGGTCGACTCCGCCGGCGCCGACTGGTGGGGCTGCGTCGCGCCCTACCGCGGGCTGAACATCCGCTCCGGGCATCCCGAGCGGCTGCTGGAGCTGCGCGGCACCGACCGCGAGCTGCTGGTCACCTCCCGGTACGTGCGGGAGACCCCGGGCGGTCCCGTGGTCCGGCTGGTGGTCGCGTTCCGGGACACCTCGGCCCGCCGCCGCGCCGACCGGGACCGCTCCGACCTCGTCTCCACCGTCGCGCACGAGATCCGCTCGCCGCTGACCACGGTCAAGGGCTTCACCTCGACCCTGCTGACCCGCTGGGACCGGCTGACCGACACCCAGAAGAAGACCATGCTGACCGCGGTCAACGCGGACGCCGATCGGGTCACCCGGCTGCTGTCGGACCTGCTGGACGCGTCCCGGATCGACGCCGGCCGGCTGACGCTGCGCCCGCAGGTGGTCGCCGTCCCGCAGATCGTGCGCAAGGTGCTCTCCGGCCGGGTGGCCGCGGGCGACCCGCCGGACCGGTTCCTGGTGCTGGCGGCCGCGGACCTGCCCGAGACCTGGCTCGACCCGGACCGGGTCACCCAGGTCGTCGCGAACCTGGTCGAGAACGGGATCCGGCACGGCGCCGGCACCGTCAGCATCGAGGTCGTGCCGGCCAAGACCGCGGCCGGCGAGCCCGGCGTCGGGCTGACCGTCGCCGACGAGGGCGGCGGCATCGACGAGGCGGTCCGGTCGCGGATCTTCTCCCGGTTCTGGCGGGCCGGGCAGGCCGGCGGCACCGGGCTGGGCCTGTTCATCGTCAAGGGCATCGTCGAGGCGCACCACGGTGACATCGAGGTGGACGCGGCGCCGGGCGGCGGCGCCCGGTTCCGGGTCCGGCTGCCGGCCGGGCACCCGCCGTACGAAGAACAACCCGCTCGGCCCTAG
- the infC gene encoding translation initiation factor IF-3, whose amino-acid sequence MTAHRGGPISTEPRINDRIRVPEVRLVGPEGEQVGIVRIEGALRLAQESELDLVEVAPMARPPVCKLMDYGKFKYESAQKAREARRNQALTVIKEMKLRPKIDPHDYATKKGHVERFLRQGDKVKVTIMFRGREQSRPELGFRLLQRLADDIQELGFVESSPKQDGRNMVMVVAPHKNAKIVRASREPSADSSSEVPAEAAAAPQPETAG is encoded by the coding sequence CTGACCGCTCACCGAGGAGGCCCCATCAGTACTGAGCCCCGCATCAACGACCGGATCCGCGTCCCCGAAGTGCGGCTCGTCGGTCCTGAGGGCGAGCAGGTCGGCATCGTGCGCATCGAGGGTGCGCTCCGACTGGCGCAGGAGTCCGAGCTCGACCTGGTCGAGGTCGCTCCGATGGCCAGGCCGCCGGTCTGCAAGCTCATGGACTACGGCAAGTTCAAGTACGAGAGCGCACAGAAGGCGCGTGAGGCCCGGCGCAACCAGGCCCTCACCGTCATCAAGGAGATGAAGCTCCGGCCGAAGATCGACCCGCACGACTACGCGACCAAGAAGGGTCACGTCGAGCGGTTCTTGCGTCAGGGCGACAAGGTCAAGGTCACCATCATGTTCCGCGGACGCGAGCAGTCCCGGCCGGAGCTCGGCTTCCGGCTGCTGCAGCGGCTGGCCGACGACATCCAGGAGCTGGGCTTCGTGGAGTCGTCGCCGAAGCAGGACGGCCGCAACATGGTGATGGTCGTGGCCCCGCACAAGAACGCGAAGATCGTCCGCGCTTCCCGCGAGCCGTCGGCCGACTCGTCGTCCGAGGTCCCGGCCGAGGCGGCGGCAGCACCCCAGCCTGAGACCGCCGGCTGA
- a CDS encoding RNA methyltransferase, with translation MTEFTERTPRVVAARKLTRRAGRDAAGLFLAEGPQAVREALAHPDRPRELFVTAAAAARHPELLDTARTRGVEISAVTDRAAAALSETSSPQGIVALCPVLDVPPDAALAGTPRLVVLLADIRDPGNAGTVLRSADAAGADAVVLAGDSVDAYNGKTVRASAGSLFHLPVVRGADLDRTLAAARAAGLTVLAADGAGERDLDDLPELAGPTAWLFGNEAWGLPAALGARADARVRIPISPRAESLNLAAAAAVCLFASARAQRVPGGGSGMRTIP, from the coding sequence ATGACGGAGTTCACGGAGCGGACGCCGCGGGTCGTGGCGGCGCGGAAGCTGACGCGCCGCGCGGGGCGGGACGCGGCCGGGCTGTTCCTGGCCGAGGGACCGCAGGCGGTCCGGGAGGCCCTGGCCCACCCGGACCGGCCGCGCGAGCTGTTCGTCACCGCCGCCGCCGCGGCCCGGCACCCCGAGCTGCTCGACACGGCCCGGACCCGCGGCGTCGAGATCTCCGCGGTCACCGACCGCGCCGCCGCCGCGCTCTCGGAGACCAGCAGCCCGCAAGGGATCGTCGCGCTCTGCCCGGTCCTGGACGTACCGCCGGACGCCGCACTCGCCGGCACGCCGAGGCTGGTCGTGCTGCTGGCCGACATCCGCGACCCCGGCAACGCCGGCACCGTCCTGCGCAGCGCCGACGCCGCCGGGGCCGACGCGGTCGTGCTGGCCGGCGACAGCGTCGATGCGTACAACGGCAAGACCGTGCGGGCCAGCGCCGGGTCGCTGTTCCACCTGCCGGTCGTCCGCGGCGCGGACCTGGACCGGACGCTGGCCGCCGCCCGGGCCGCGGGCCTGACCGTGCTGGCCGCCGACGGCGCGGGGGAGCGGGACCTGGACGACCTGCCCGAGCTCGCCGGCCCGACGGCCTGGCTGTTCGGCAACGAGGCCTGGGGGCTGCCGGCCGCGCTCGGCGCCCGCGCCGACGCCCGGGTCCGGATCCCGATCTCGCCCCGGGCCGAGAGCCTGAACCTGGCCGCCGCCGCAGCCGTGTGTCTGTTCGCCTCCGCGCGGGCCCAGCGGGTTCCCGGCGGCGGATCAGGGATGCGTACCATTCCCTAG
- a CDS encoding phenylalanine--tRNA ligase subunit alpha, which produces MAAEVLDSAVRQAEKAFAEAGDLDALSKVKPVHLGDRSPLRLARRGIGALPGPEKGPAGRRLNEALGAAQAAYDARLLRLTEERDARVLAEETVDVTLPWDRRPRGARHPITSLSERIADVFVAMGYEVAEGPEVESEWFNFDALNFGKDHPARAAMDTFYVDGDPGLLLRTHTSPVQARVLLERTPPLYVVVPGKTYRTDELDATHSPVFHQVEGLAVAEGITMAHLRGTLDHFAAQMFGPGLGTRFRPHFFPFTEPSAEFDLQCWVCRGASVGDPSRPCRTCKSEGWVEWGGCGMVNPRVLTACGVDPERYSGFAFGMGIERTLMARHDAEDMRDMIEGDVRFTLPFGTEV; this is translated from the coding sequence CTGGCGGCCGAGGTCCTCGATTCCGCCGTACGGCAGGCGGAGAAGGCCTTTGCCGAGGCCGGCGACCTGGACGCGCTGTCCAAGGTCAAGCCGGTCCACCTCGGCGACCGCTCGCCGCTGCGGCTGGCCCGGCGCGGCATCGGCGCGCTGCCCGGACCGGAGAAGGGCCCGGCCGGCCGGCGGCTCAACGAGGCCCTCGGCGCCGCCCAGGCCGCGTACGACGCCCGGCTGCTCCGGCTGACCGAGGAGCGCGACGCGCGCGTCCTGGCGGAGGAGACCGTCGACGTCACGCTGCCCTGGGACCGCCGCCCCCGCGGCGCGCGGCACCCGATCACCAGCCTGTCCGAGCGGATCGCGGACGTGTTCGTGGCGATGGGCTACGAGGTCGCGGAGGGGCCGGAGGTCGAGTCGGAGTGGTTCAACTTCGACGCGCTCAACTTCGGCAAGGACCACCCCGCCCGGGCCGCGATGGACACCTTCTACGTCGACGGCGACCCGGGGCTGCTGCTGCGCACCCACACCTCGCCGGTGCAGGCCCGGGTGCTGCTGGAGCGCACCCCGCCGCTGTACGTCGTGGTGCCGGGCAAGACGTACCGGACCGACGAGCTGGACGCGACCCACAGCCCCGTCTTCCACCAGGTCGAGGGGCTGGCCGTGGCCGAGGGCATCACGATGGCGCACCTGCGCGGGACGCTGGACCACTTCGCCGCGCAGATGTTCGGCCCCGGTCTCGGCACCCGGTTCCGGCCGCACTTCTTCCCGTTCACCGAGCCGTCGGCCGAGTTCGACCTGCAGTGCTGGGTCTGCCGCGGGGCGTCGGTGGGCGACCCGTCGCGGCCCTGCCGGACCTGCAAGTCCGAGGGCTGGGTCGAGTGGGGCGGCTGCGGCATGGTCAACCCGCGGGTGCTGACCGCCTGCGGGGTCGACCCGGAGCGCTACAGCGGCTTCGCGTTCGGGATGGGGATCGAGCGCACCCTCATGGCCCGGCACGACGCCGAGGACATGCGGGACATGATCGAGGGGGACGTGCGGTTCACGCTGCCGTTCGGAACGGAGGTCTGA